The following nucleotide sequence is from Zea mays cultivar B73 chromosome 1, Zm-B73-REFERENCE-NAM-5.0, whole genome shotgun sequence.
GGGTCCACTAGTCCAGCCGGACTAATTTGGTGGATAGTGAAATTAAGTGAATTGGTAGTTGGTGATACAAAATCGCCCTAACATTTCTGGTACCGAGCTTCTTCTGGCGGTTAAAATTAAAAAATGATTTAATCTTAATCAATCAAACCTCTCTCATCCCGTGCAACAAAAAAAAAACCGTACCTCTTCCAGCTAATAGAATAGTTCATGATACGAAAGCCTTCTATTGAAAAAAAGAAACGCAATACAAAAACTACAGATCTATTATGTAAGACGTTTATGGCACAAAGAAGAGTAGCTGACAACTATACGATAGACAATAGATAAGTAGGCACGTTTGGTTTAATCTGGGCTAATCGCCTATTCgcatctatttaccttgtcccacCTAGTCACATTGCTAGAGCGAAAATTGTAAGGTCATCCTATGTGTAGGATGCTAGGAGCTCAGACAAAAGAAtaatgcactttcaaagcaaatcTGAGTattgtttgagattataatccAATCACATCATATAATCTAAACTATTTTATTCAAAacaagttagattatataatttgaGCAGATTATAATCGTAAATAAACAGACCTTAAGGCCATATTCCAAATCTCTAAAGCTAATTATCAGTCAATTAATAAATTATTGGATAGGTTAAAATAGCTAACGACTAATAACTATTAAGATGTATGATGACTAATAATTAGTTGGTATGTTATCTAACCCGTTCTAAACTTCTCGGTTAATTTTAGATGCTAACTCATTTTAGAGATTTGGATAGAGCCTAAATATGAAGCAAACATGTTCTGATACTATCTCCAATAGTTACTTATTCTTATTAATCTCTTATTTCAAACTTTACTCGATAAACAATGCTTTACATGGCATATGTGCTATCATGGATGCCTGAATCCACATAGACCGACACCTAAAGAAAAAAATGCTAGTCTAAAATATTTCAAAAATTGATTCTCCGTGTACTGGATGTTAACACGAAAGAAAATATAATAAGATTATGaataattggatctataccattaaaaaatTGCAACTTTATATATATACCATTGATTTCACACATCATAGACTCATGAAATCTATATGTAAGTGAGATGACAACAATATATATCTAAAGTTGTAATCTTTTAAGGGTATAAATCCAAATTTTCTAAAAAATTATTATATCAGTTCTCATAATTTCGCAAACCAGAACCAAAGTGCACTTCACAAAACCACATGCTATAGCATGCATAGTATGATATATCACATTGCCATATGGTCCATATGCAGCTAATAAGACATAGGCCGTGACCCAAATATCTTCGTAACCAGTTTTGAAAATAAAAAAGATTCTGCACATTCATCTAATCATGGCATGGCAGAGCCAAACTGGTATTCCAAACAGCTGGGCAAGCTAGAACAACACAAAAAAAAGCACAAACCAAAGATTGCATTCACTGATAGACCATGAGCATTGTTATTTCTCACGCGGTATCCATAGACCATAAAAGTCCACATTCTTCTAAATATTTCACATAGCAGAAGCTGGAGGCTGCCTTCGGTGGCAAGTTCACGATGATGGTGAGCTCAAAACAGGTTCTGGTTGATTTTGTCTTGGTTGGATTTGTATACTCGTCGCTTGTTGCTGGTTCCTGAGGCAGGTTTGTGATGATCAGAGCTCTTTGACATTGGCCTGCCAAAAGAACTGTAAGAGCGGTCTGCCCTTGCCTTGCCGCTGCTGCGATAAGAACTGCTAGATTCCTGGCAAGTGCAAGATGTACATGACAAAAAACGTTATTTCAAGCCTCTCTGGGCTTCAGGCCAACGAACGACATGAGAAAAAAATTCACCTTTGTGAACTGGGAGGAAGACTGGAATTGTGCGGATACGTCAGATTTGCTCTTGGCAATGCATGGGGTCAGACAAGGATTAAGATCCTTGCTGAACATTTCATCTGGGCTACCATAGTTCGGCGTCTCTGCTTCCCCAATGCTGCACTCCTGTTTTAGACAGCAATAAAGCTGCTATTACAACTAGGCAGTAGGCACTCGTTGACGTGGAACACAATCCGTGCCTGTTTTAAAGAGGTAGGGAAGGGTGTGCAGAATATTGTTTTGCAGCACTGAGAGAAGAGCAGGAACCCATGTTTTTTTttctttagggctagtttgggaacactaatttcccatgggattttcattttcccaagggaaattagttcattttcttgggaaaatgaaaatcccatgggaaattagtgttcccaaactagcccttagaagGAAAAGAACCGGAAGCTGAAACCAAACAACCAAATTACTCCCTCCATTTTCAGATATATGGTATAGTTCGGAGATGAGTACAGCCAAATCACTCCCTCCATTTTCAGATATATGACATAGTTTGGCGATGACTACAGACCTTTTACAATATTTACAAAATTAAGGATTGAAACTATAAAGAGTTTGAAGTAACAAAGTAACAAGCCACTGAAAAATGTTCTAAGTTGCATTGTGCAAATGATGCTATATCGTATTAAGAATAAAAAAACTAAAGTATTTCATGCCGCGCAGGTAAAACCAGAAGCTAGAAAGAGCTAGAATTGGAGTCCATCTATTGTATCAACATTGGAATCAGGCCAATAATAGTTTCTTATTATTATGCAGCTGCCAATACTAGCTAATGTGTGAAATGACAATCTTCCAGTTTGCTTCAGCAGTACCTTGTACTCCGCCTTCCAAATTATGTTATTTTAACTTTTTTTAAAGTCCAAACATCTCAGGTTTGACAAAAAAAAAATAGCAGTGACAATACCAAATAAACATCATTAGATTCTTCATTAATCATATTTTCGTAGTATTTCCATTTGATGTCACAAATCTTTGTAATTCTTTATATAATATTGATCAAACTTGAGATGCTTTGACTTGGATGGAATGAATTATAATTTGGAACAGATAGAGTAATACATAAAACAAATTACACAAAACATGTATAAGCACTTATATAGAAGAAAACGAATATATTTTGTACAGAAACAACCCAAATAGCTGCTCTTGTCAGGAAATGCAAGTTGCATGTTGAAAAAGCGATATGAAGCAGTGAAGTGATTCCCCCAACTTACTATGCTCAACCTACAGATTAATTAGTAATTATCTTCAAAACAGCAGGCATATTGCTATTTGAGATTTAACTCGAGGTGTGATTTCGCAAACAGAATGCATATTGCTATCTGCTAATGGATAACCAGGTCATATGGGAGTTAACTCAATGTGTAATTTCGCAAACAGCATATCAGCATGCCAATCATGTCGCTGTGAGATGGTGGAGTAATCGAACTCACCAGAGAGAAAGCGGTCTCCTCGTTAAACCCCGGCGTCCGAGGGGAAGAGCAGTATCCATCCTCGTCAAAGCACGATCTTGTCGAGTGCTTCTCAGCCTTAACCTGCACACAAAGTGAAACATCAACGGGGCGGAGCATTAGCGATCGACCGCCGAGGCACAAAAGCAAAGAACACACAGCGAGACCGTGACAGGGGACGTACCTGAGTGAGCTCCTGCGCGAGGCACTGGATCTGATCGGTGAGCGTGGAAATCTCGTCCCGGAGGCggcggtcgggctccggctccgcGTCCGGGAACAGGACGGCGTCTTTGAGCGTCCTGATCTCCTCTCGCTGCCGCAGGCACAGGTCCTTGAGACGCTCCACCTCCCTGTCCTTGTTCTCGAGCTGCAGGCGAAGCGCGGCGATCTCGTCCTCCTGCGCCTTGGTCTGCGCCAGGAGCTCCCGCTCGGTGCGCAGCACCATGGCGAGCGTCCGCGTGTTGGCGTTGTTGCCGCTGTTCTTGACTTCTGTCAGGGCCTTCGTCTTCCTTGGCGCCGCCGCCGCTGTGGACGAGGCTTTCTGGAATAGTTTCCGCGACAGCCCCGGCAGCTTCCCGCCGCCGTTGTTCTTCGCTGCGCTGGCGGCGGCAGGAGGGACCGGGAGCTGGTTCTTGGGCGGCTTCTTGTCCATGGAGATGAGCCGCCGTAGTACGGAACCCAGGTTGCCGTGGGCTTGCGGCTGCGGCTTGGCGCCCAGTAGATCGCGGCCAGATCTCCCCGCGACCACCAATGCGCGGCTGCTGCCGTGCGCTCCTCCCGGGGTCGCGGCGGCCGCGGAAGGCGCCGCACGGCGCGACGAAGGAGACGGGGACGGGGAGTCGTAGGCCGCGTagcgcgacgccgcagacgcctTCTTCATCTTTGCCTGCGAAACCGTGGAGGTCGGAGGGGGAGGGGAGGACAGGAGGACTAGGCAGAAGAGGGGAGAGTCGGGGGAGGAATGGTAGCGGCCGGCGGCGTTTGAAATTCAAATGGCTCCGCCTCCGTGGCCTGCCGACGTGTCAGTGCTAGTGTGGTAACTAGCGCGGCCTGCGCGATCCCTCTTCGCGTTTCCGGCTTTCCGTCTCGGTGACGGTGGCTGAGGACTGAGGACATGAGGCGTTGTCTACGGAGTGACGGACGCCTTTCGTTTCGCAAAGGCAAGCGCCTGCCACTCGTGTTGTCTGCggcgtcttttctttttcctgcaCCTGCACGCCTCTCGGTCGAAAACTGACGAGAAAACTTCCATCTTTTTCGTTTCAGCATTCAGTTACCAGAAATAGGTGGCTAGGGTCTACAATAGTCTGACATATTTTATCACTGGGAATAGAATCATTTCTAGAATATTCAGGAACGGAAATAAAAAGTGAGATAAACGGGAGCAAGTAAACGAAAATTATCGATGTTTTGAACCTCATTCTGATAAAAAATTATTATACGTGTTCTAATCCGGACGGTAAAAATGAAAATAGGATGGAAAAATCCCGTACCGATCGACATCGTATACCGTAATAACTACTCATATACCGTATCCGAAAAAAACAGTAACGGAAAAATTCTCGGGAAAAAGTGACGGGAACGGGAACAGAAACGATTGAGGTGTTTTTCCGACCGCATTTACGGACCCGTATTTATACGGGAAAATCATGTTGGTGTTCCCGTTTTATCCTACTATCATTTTAGCCCACTTGAAACCTACCAACCAAATATGTTTCAGCCCAAGTAGAAACAACCAGCGTCCATTACCCTTGAAACCTACCAACCAAATATGTTTCAGCCCAAGTAGAAACAACCAGCGTCCATTACCCGTGAGCCGTGAGTAGCCCCAGCCCGCCACCCCTCATCCACGCGAGACGCGATCACCACCACTAAAATTGAGAAATATAGAAGTATACTGGAAATCCTATTGAATTGAAGGGACAAAGTGCTAGGGAACTCTCCAAGTCGAGACAAATTGGAGtaaagaagtttggctaagtttgTCAAAACTTGCACCAGTCtggagagcaccggactgtctggcgtgcactagacagtgtctggtgcccatgCTATTAGTTGGTCGAACAGGCCACTCTCAAGAAAGTGCTGAGACACGCTAGCTAAAATTCATCGAATTGTCCAGTAAGTCAGGCGGCCAACGActctcgccagcgccaacggtcggcgcaTAATCAACGGTGGCCACGTGGCGCCCACGTCTGTCGAGCCAACGGTAACTAGGCCGCACcgaagtgtccggtgcgccatcggattgtctggtgtgccaacTGGCCAAAGGCGCGCAGCGGCTGGCAATGGTCGGCTTGGTTGTTTATGGAAGTGAATCGCGCACCgtggagtgtccggtgtgcaccggactattcggtgcacCCACGGACAGAAGCCAACCAGGGCCTTCCATACGAAGAAGCAACGATTCCTTtgggccttggggctataaaaagggccCCTAGGCACCTCTGCCTGGTACTCAAACATAACAATAGTACATCGATACTCTGATTCAATGCGACCGCGCTTTCGACTTATTCTAGAGAGAACTGAGTGTTTTCTTGAGAGAAACTCTATCGTTTTGATTCTTGCGCTGTCTTCTTTGCTTGTGTGTGTGGTGTTACTGCacttgtgctcttgtgtgtgttgctactccctccttactcttgtgttttaaTTAAGGTCAttttgtgtaaggtgtgagaagcttcaacttgtggagattcctcacaaatgagatttgatataaggaagaaaacagtggtactcaagtttgatctttggataacttggggttgaatgcaacccttgaccgaaggaggtcaccacaacattgagtaggcattggccgaaccacgggataaaatcatcgtgtctctcgtATGTTTACTTTATTGCGACTGTTGACTTCTTGAGTTTGCATATTCACTTGTGTTATTTCTCCTAAGTTTGATACACATTTAAAAGgaccaatcaagtgaagagttctcctctctctccatctctACTCATAACAACTTGGTTTTAGCTATCACTAACACtcgttataaaccaagtttgtcttgtttagagttgattgttgtgggatcacctattcaccccctctaggtgctctcaataggcCTCCACAGTCCTTCCAATCAGATCGCTGAAACATttgttcatgcatcgctggtacgtgGCCCCCGCATTCTTCATACTGAACAACATTGTCACGTAGCAATTAATATGAGCCAAAAAGGGGTGATGAAGGAAGTCGCGGGTTGGTCAGACTCCTTCATCGCGATCTGGTGGTAACCCGAGTAGGTATCAAGGAAGCTCAAGACTTTGCAACCAGATGTAGAATCGACCACCTGGTCGATGCATGGGAGGGGAAAGGGTCCTTtgggcatgctttgtttagaccggtgtaatcaacacacatcctccatttcccatttTTCTTTCGGACCAATACAGGGTTGGCCAGCCACTCGGGGTGGTTAATTTCACGGATAAACCCGGCAGCAAGGAGCTTGCTGATCTCTTCCTCGATGGCCTTGCGTTTTTCTTCGTGAAAGCGGCATAGACGTTGTTTCAATGGGTTGGACCTAGGGTTAATTCGTAAAGAATGCTCAGTGGCTTCCCTCGGGATGCCCTTCATGTCGGAGGGTTTCCAGGCGAAGATGTCCTTTTCCGCACGAAAGAAGTCGACAAGCGCgcttttgatagtcgcctagagggggggtgaatagggcgaaactgaaatttacaaatataaacacaactacaagccggggttagcgttagaaatataaacgagtccgtgagagagggcgtaaaacaaatcccaagcaaataagcaagtgagacacagagatttgttttaccgaggttcgattcttgcaaacctactccccgttgaggaggccacaaaggccgggtctctttcaacccttccctctctcaaacgatccacggatcgagtgagcttttcttcttctcaatcaaacgggaacaaaacttccccgcaagggccaccacacaattggtgcctcttgccttggttacaattgagttttgatcacaagaacaagtgagaaagaaagaaagcgatccaagcgcaagagctcaaaagaacacggcaaatctctctcgctagtcactaaaggcttgagtggaattggagaggatttgatctctttggagtgtctagaattgaatgctagagctcttgtagtagttgggaagtggaaaacttggatgcaatgaatggtggggtggttggggtatttatagccccaaccaccaaaagtggccgttgggagttctgtctgttcgatggcgcaccggacagtccggtgcacaccggacagtccggtgccccctgccacgtcatcactgccgttggattcgaccgttgaagcttctgacttgtgggcccgcctgggtgtccggtgcacaccggacatctactgttccttgtccggtgtgccggaatgggcgcgcctgacatctgcgcgcgcagagcgcgcattaaatgcgcggcagagagccgttggcgcggagacgaccgttgcttcggagtcgcaccggacagtccggtgtacaccggacagtccggtgtacaccggacagtccggtgaattatagcggactagccgttggagtttcccgaagctggcgagttcctgaggccgacctcccttggcgcaccggacactgtccggtgtacaccggacagtccggtgaattatagcggagtcgcctctggaaattcccgaaggtggcgagttggcgttggagtcctctggtgcaccggacactgtccggtggcgcaccggacactgtccggtgttcccagaccagagggccttcggttcccactttgctcttttgttggctGAGTGTGAATCTTTTACACCTGtgaaatctatacacttgggcaagctagttagtccaaagatttgtgttgggcaattcaaccaccaaaattatataggaactaggtgtaagcctaattccctttcaatctccccctttttggtgattgatgccaacacaaaccaaagcaaatatagaagtgcataattgaactagtttgcataatgtaagtgtaaaggttgcttggaattaagccaatataaatacttactagatatgcatggattgttttttttatataacattttggaccacgtttgcaccacatgctttgtttttgcaaactcttttgtaaattcattttcaaagatcttttgcaaatagtcaaaggtaaatgaataagattttgcaaagcattttcaagatttgaaattttctccccctatttcaaatgcttttcttttgacaaaacaaaaactccccctaaaagagatcctcctcttagtgttcaagagggttttgatatatcattttgaaatgctactttctcccccttttgaacacaataggaaaccaaatgaaaatattcaacacttaagtttttgaatttggtggtggtgcggtccttttgctttgggctcacctctccccctttttggcatgaatcgccaaaaacggaatcattagagccctcgaagtgctatcttcccctttggtcgtaaataaatgagttaagattataccaaagacgaagtccgatcCTTTTgtcttgggctcatttctcccccaaggatgaagtccggtccttttgtttgatgctcatttctccccaaagaatagagagttgcttggagtgatggcgaagtatgagttacgaagtggaagcctttgtcttcgccgaagactccaatttcctttcaatatacctatgacttggtttgaaatagacttgaaaacacattagtcatagcatatgaaagagatatgatcaaaggtatataaatgagctatgtgtgcaatctagcaaaagaagttcctagaatcaagaacattgagctcatgcctaagtttgttaaaagattgttcatcaagaggcttggtaaagatatcggctaattgatctttggtattaatgtatgaaatctcgatatctcccttttgttggtgatccctaagaaaatgatatcgaatggctacgtgtttagtgcgactatgctcgacgggattatccgccatcttgattgcactctcattatcacatagcaaagggactttggttaatttgtaaccgtagtcccgcagggtttgcctcatccaaagcaattgcgcgcaacaatgacctgcggcaatgtactcggcttcggcggtggaaagagcggtcgaattttgcttctttgaagcccaagacaccaaggatcttcccaagaactggcaagtccccgatgtgcttttcctattgattttgcaccctgcccagtcggcatccgaatatccaatcaaatcaaatgtggatcccctaggataccaaagcccaaacttaggagtataagccaaatatctcaagattcgttttacggccgtaaggtgagcttccttagggtcggcttggaatcttgcacacatgcatacggaaagcataatgtccggtcgagatgcacataaatagagtaaagaacctatcattgaccggtataccttttgatccacggacttacctcccgtgtcgaggtcgagatgcccattagttcccatgggtgtcttgatgggtttggcatccttcattccaaacttgcttagaatgtcttgagtgtatttcgtttggctaatgaaggtgccctcttggagttgcttgacttggaatcctagaaaatacttcaactcccccatcatagacatctcgaatttctgtgtcataatcctactaaattcctcacaagtagattcgttagtagacccaaatatgatatcatcaacataaatttggcatacaaacaaatcattttcaagagttttagtgaatagagtaggatcggctttaccgactttgaatccatttgtaataagaaaatctctaaggcattcataccatgctcttggggcttgcttgagcccataaagcgccttagagagcttatagacatgattaggatactcactgtcttcaaagccgggaggttgctcaacatagacctcttccttgattggtccattgacgaaggcacttttcacgtccatttgataaagcttaaagccatggtaagtagcataggccaataatatgcgaattgactcaagcctagctacgggtgcataggtttcaccgaaatccaaaccttcgacttgggagtatcccttggccacaagtcgagctttgttccttgtcaccataccatgctcatcttgcttgttgcggaagacccatttggttcctacaacattttggttaggacgtggaactaaatgccatacctcatttctagtgaagttgttgagctcctcttgcatcgccaccacccaatccgaatcttggagtgcttcctctaccctgtgtggctcaatagaggaaacaaaagagtaatgttcacaaaaatgtgcaacacgagatcgagtagttacccccttatgaatgtcgccgaggatggtgtcgacggggtgatctcgttggattgcttggtggactcttgggtgtggcggcctttgctcttcatcctccttgtcttgatcatttgcatctcccccttgatctatgccttcatcttgaggtgtctcatttgattgatcttcttcttcatcaacttgagcctcttcctcattttgagtcggtggagatgcttgcgtggaggaggatggttgatcttgtgcatttggaggctcttcggattccttaggacacacatccccaatggacatgttccttagcgcgatgcacggagcctcttcaatacctatctcatcaagatcaacttgctctacttgagagccgttagtctcatcaaacacaacgtcacatgagacttcaactagtccagtggacttgttaaagaccctatatgcccttgtgtttgagtcataaccaagtaaaaagccttctacagtcttaggagcaaatttagattttctacctcttttaacaagaataaagcatttgctaccaaagactctaaaatatgaaatgttgggctttttaccggttaggagttcatatgatgtcttcttgaggattcggtgtagatataaccggttgatggcgtagcaag
It contains:
- the LOC100277032 gene encoding uncharacterized protein LOC100277032, with translation MKKASAASRYAAYDSPSPSPSSRRAAPSAAAATPGGAHGSSRALVVAGRSGRDLLGAKPQPQAHGNLGSVLRRLISMDKKPPKNQLPVPPAAASAAKNNGGGKLPGLSRKLFQKASSTAAAAPRKTKALTEVKNSGNNANTRTLAMVLRTERELLAQTKAQEDEIAALRLQLENKDREVERLKDLCLRQREEIRTLKDAVLFPDAEPEPDRRLRDEISTLTDQIQCLAQELTQVKAEKHSTRSCFDEDGYCSSPRTPGFNEETAFSLECSIGEAETPNYGSPDEMFSKDLNPCLTPCIAKSKSDVSAQFQSSSQFTKESSSSYRSSGKARADRSYSSFGRPMSKSSDHHKPASGTSNKRRVYKSNQDKINQNLF